The Pseudomonas asiatica sequence GCCATCCAGTTGAGCAGGGCCTGGGCTTCTTTCGGGTGCTTGCTGGCCTTGACCACGGCTGCGCCGGAAATGGTGACCAGGTTGCCGGCATCGCCATCGGCCAGGTAGTAGAGCTTGGTATCCAGCTTGCCGCGCTCGCGCTCGAGCGCATACCAGTAGTAGTTGTTCACCAGTACCGCAGCCACTTCGCCTTTTTCCACGGCTTTGAGGGCGACCATGTTGTTGGTGTAGGTCTTGCCGAATGCCTTCAGGCCGGTCAGCCATTCTTCGGTGGCTTCTCGCCCGTGCATCTTCAGGATGGCCACGGCCTGTTCCTGGAAGGCGCCGCTGGTGGGCACATAGCCGACGCGGCCTTCCCACTCGGGGTTGGCAAAGTCCATCACTGTGGTCGGCAAGTCTTTCTCGTCGACCTTCTTCGGGTTGAAGACGACGATGCGCGTACGGGCGGTGATGCCCATCCAGGTGCCGTTGGCGCCTACATACTCCTTGGGCATCATGTTCGCGGTGGCGTCATCGATCTTTGCCAGCAGGCCCAGTTCGCCCAGGTTGTTCAGGGGAGGGGACTCTTCGGTGTAGATGATGTCGGCCGGCGAGCGTTCGCCTTCCTCGATGATCTGGCTGGCCAGCTGGTTGCTGCTGCCCTTGCGGATATCGATGTGGATGCCGGTCTTGGCCTCGTAGGCCTTGGCGATGGCCTCGCCGATTTCCTTGTGCTGACCGTTGTACATGGTCAGGGTGACCGGTGCGTCTGCCATGGCGGCCGGAGCACCGATGGCCAGGCTCAGCACGGCGGCGGCCAAGGTACGCATCAGCGGTTGCGGGCGGATCGTCATGCGGGTACTTCCTCGCTTACGGCTACATATTTGGAAACAATGGTAAACGAAATCGTTTCTCAAGTGGCTGGGTGACGAGAAATTCATGGTCAGACCATGGTGCAAGAGTCTGAAGGTGTGTTGGCTGTGCTGGCCTCTTCGCGGGTAAACCCGCTCCCACAGGTGCATCACAGGTCTTGAGGGGAGTGAAATACCTGTGGGAGCGGCTTTAGCCGCGAAGAGGCCAGCACAGGTTTGCACCTATGACCGAAAAGAGGAGGGATACAAAAATCGCAGGCAAGAAAAAACCCACTAGCAAGCTAGTGGATTTTTGTATGGTGCCCAGGAGAAGACTCGAACTTCCACGACCGTTAAGTCACTGATACCTGAAACCAGCGCGTCTACCAATTCCGCCACCTGGGCAAAGCTTTACATCATCTGGAGAAGGCGACTATCGTTCGCTTTCACACAGTAGTAACAGATCCTTGGTCATCTGTTACTTGAAAATATTTGGTGCCCAGGAGAAGACTCGAACTTCCACGGCCGTTAAGCCACTGATACCTGAAACCAGCGCGTCTACCAATTCCGCCACCTGGGCACACATTCGAGATTACTTGATGCTTTACAGCGCCGCTCATCTCTACTACAACTTCGGGGTTGTCCGTCGTTGTGGTGCGCACTATACGGACGGTCCGGGGGGCTGTAAACCCCCCAAGCAAAAAAAATTTCAAAAAATTCAACTTGTTGATTCCGCAGGCCTATTCGTCCTCGCCAGACACGCCGGTGGGGCTGTCCAAGGCTGACATTTCCGGTTTCAATACGCCTATGCCAGAATTCCTATCTATATACCCCAAGGTGAACCCCTTCTGATGGCCGATTGGCAATCCCTCGATCCCGAGGCCGCTCGCGAAGCGGAAAAATACGACAACCCTATTCCCAGCCGTGAGCTGATCCTGCAGCGCCTCGCCGACCGTGGCGAACCGGCCGCACGCGAGGAGCTGGCGGCCGAGTTCGGTCTTTACGACGAAGACCAGATCGAAGCCCTGCGCCGCCGCCTGCGTGCCATGGAGCGCGATGGCCAGCTTATCTATACCCGGCGCGGCACTTATGCCCCGGTAGACAAGCTGGACCTGATCTGCGGCCGCGTCTCCGGTCACCGCGACGGCTTCGGCTTCCTTATTCCGGACGACGGCAGCGAAGATCTGTTCCTCAGCCCGTCGCAAATGCGCCTGGTGTTCGACGGTGACCGCGGCCTGGCCCGCGTCTCTGGCGTCGACCGCCGTGGCCGCCGTGAAGGCGTGCTGGTCGAAATCATCTCCCGCGCCCACGAAAGCGTGGTCGGCCGTTACTTCGAAGAAGGCGGTATCGGCTACGTTACCCCGGACAACCCGAAGATCCAGCAGGAAGTGCTGGTCACCGCCGGGCGTAACGGCGGGGCCAAGATCGGCCAGTTCGTCGAGATCAAGATCACCCACTGGCCGACGCCGCGCTTCCAGCCGCAGGGCGATGTGGTCGAGGTCATCGGCAACTACATGGCGCCGGGCATGGAAATCGACGTTGCGCTGCGCAGCTACGATATCCCGCACGTCTGGCCCAAAGAGGTGATCAAGGAGGCGCGCAAGTTCCGCTCCGAAGTCGAAGAGAAGGACAAGGAGAAGCGCGTCGATCTGCGCCACCTGCCGTTCGTCACCATCGACGGCGAGGACGCCCGCGACTTCGACGACGCGGTCTATTGCGAACCGCTGGGCAAGCTGCGCCTGTTCTCCGGTGGCTGGCGCCTGTATGTGGCCATTGCCGATGTGTCCAGCTACGTTCGGCTGGGCTCGGCCCTGGACGTCGAGGCCCAGCAGCGCGGCAACTCGGTGTACTTCCCCGAGCGCGTGGTACCGATGCTCCCCGAAGAGCTGTCCAACGGCCTGTGCTCGCTGAACCCGCATGTCGATCGCCTGGCGATGGTCTGCGA is a genomic window containing:
- a CDS encoding extracellular solute-binding protein, whose amino-acid sequence is MTIRPQPLMRTLAAAVLSLAIGAPAAMADAPVTLTMYNGQHKEIGEAIAKAYEAKTGIHIDIRKGSSNQLASQIIEEGERSPADIIYTEESPPLNNLGELGLLAKIDDATANMMPKEYVGANGTWMGITARTRIVVFNPKKVDEKDLPTTVMDFANPEWEGRVGYVPTSGAFQEQAVAILKMHGREATEEWLTGLKAFGKTYTNNMVALKAVEKGEVAAVLVNNYYWYALERERGKLDTKLYYLADGDAGNLVTISGAAVVKASKHPKEAQALLNWMASEEGQRVITQTTAEYPLHKGMVSDRGLKPFEDLRPPKISPADLGNAEEAIELEREVGLL